The Phoenix dactylifera cultivar Barhee BC4 chromosome 15, palm_55x_up_171113_PBpolish2nd_filt_p, whole genome shotgun sequence genome contains a region encoding:
- the LOC103719997 gene encoding transcription factor TCP15-like translates to MEGNAAGGSRRPNFPLQLLEKKEEDSCSSSGYPSLAISSGPSTAAGGSGSDGHELAVDPLPKPPPKRSSTKDRHTKVEGRGRRIRMPALCAARVFQLTRELGHKSDGETIEWLLQQAEPAVIAATGTGTIPANFTSLNISLRSSGSSISVPSRLHSANYFSSATGLTAPPLRFGGSGFPSEAPSSSSSSLLLNFNSGSCVGADTPSDADIGSHLRKRRWEQELQHHQHHLQQQQQQQQQQQQQQHQMASYSQASHGQIPGPLWMVTNPSSQSVASGESIWTFPQMGSTTMFRGSMSSGLHFMNFPTPMALLPSQQLGLGSGGGGGGGSGEGPMGILAALNAYRPPGASESMPAGSQQAHGRGDRHDTMSTSES, encoded by the coding sequence ATGGAGGGCAACGCCGCCGGAGGATCCCGAAGGCCCAACTTCCCCCTCCAGCTCcttgagaagaaagaagaggactcCTGCTCCAGCTCCGGCTACCCGTCCCTCGCCATCTCCTCTGGCCCCTCCACCGCTGCCGGTGGCAGCGGCAGTGATGGCCACGAGCTCGCCGTCGACCCCCTGCCAAAGCCTCCCCCCAAGCGGAGCTCCACCAAGGACCGCCACACCAAGGTCGAGGGCCGGGGTCGCCGCATCCGCATGCCGGCCCTCTGCGCGGCACGGGTTTTTCAGCTCACCCGCGAGCTCGGCCACAAGTCCGACGGCGAGACCATCGAGTGGCTCCTGCAGCAGGCTGAGCCCGCGGTGATCGCTGCCACCGGCACCGGCACCATACCCGCCAACTTCACCTCCCTCAACATCTCCCTCCGCAGCTCCGGCTCCAGTATCTCCGTCCCCTCCCGCCTCCACTCTGCCAACTACTTCAGCTCTGCTACTGGCCTCACCGCTCCACCCCTCCGGTTCGGTGGCTCCGGCTTCCCCTCGGAGGCCCcgtcctcatcctcctcgtcCTTGCTCCTCAATTTCAATTCAGGCAGCTGCGTCGGGGCCGACACGCCATCGGACGCTGACATCGGCAGTCACCTGCGGAAGCGCCGGTGGGAGCAGGAGCTTCAACATCATCAGCATcacttgcagcagcagcaacagcagcaacaacagcagcagcagcagcagcaccagATGGCGAGCTACAGCCAGGCGAGCCACGGCCAAATACCGGGACCCTTGTGGATGGTAACAAACCCTAGCAGCCAAAGTGTAGCGAGTGGCGAGTCGATATGGACGTTCCCGCAGATGGGCAGCACTACAATGTTCCGAGGCTCCATGTCTAGTGGCCTACATTTCATGAATTTCCCAACCCCCATGGCTCTGCTGCCAAGTCAGCAGCTAGGCCTCGGctcgggcggcggcggcggaggaggctcCGGCGAGGGGCCCATGGGAATCCTTGCCGCCCTTAATGCGTATCGGCCGCCGGGTGCTTCTGAGTCGATGCCCGCCGGGTCCCAGCAAGCGCATGGCAGAGGCGATCGGCATGACACGATGAGCACGAGTGAGTCGTAG